In Candidatus Auribacterota bacterium, the DNA window GTAGCGTTTCTTCCCGTTCTCAGGCGCTTCCTCTTTGATCTGGGTGTTGACAAGATTGAGGCTAGCGGTCACCTCTCCAAGCTTCAGCTCTTCTTCCGTTGTTTGCGATATCTTTACGGTGCTCACGCTGGGCGTATCCTTGGCCTGGAGGGAGACACGGGACGGCTCTATGCCCACCGGAGGGATTATGAGGCCTTTGAGGGTGAGCGTCGCCCTCGGCTCGTTCGGGTCATTTGAGAGTACGTAAATGTGCTTGGTCTGCTGGCCCTGCCTGTCGCCCACGGTGAACGTCGTCTTTATCTCGCCGTTCCCGCGTGGCGGGACCACGTTCGCCGAAAGCAATGCAGCGGTGCACCCGCAGCTGGTGTTCACCTTGTCGATTTTCAGGTCTCCCTTCCCTTCGTTGCGGAATTTAAAAACGTGCTCGACCTTATCAGCTCCCATGAGTTTGCCAAAGTCATGTTCCTTTTCTTCGAAGACTATCTTTGGCTGCTCGCCCGCGGGAACCGCCGTCCGCTCCGGCGCGGCGGGCTCAACGACCCTGGGGAGAGGAGCCTTCTTGAGTTGGGGGGGCGGCGCTGCCGGCCTGCGCCCCATGGCGATAATATTTCCGGGAGAAATGAGAGAGACGGCGAGACAGGCTTGGATCACAACTATAATTCTTTTCATTCAGCAATCCTCCTCTATGATGATTATAGAAGCGCACACTATAGCACAGTTGCAGCGCATGTTCAAGCGGAACATTTGAAAAATGCGCGCATGATATATATCACTTGGCGGTCGATAATGCGTTACCTGCAAGGGTTACTCCCTGTATAATGGTGCTGTATGAAGAGACTCATTGTTCTGCTGTCTCTGGCATCCCTGCTGATCCCCGGAGGCGGGGCTCTCTGCAGGGCGGTCGGATTATGCTCCGCTGAGGCTGAAGCCCGCTACCGGCGCGGGCTTCGGTTGAAGAGGGCCGAAGCGTATGACGCCGCACTCAAGGAGTTCGAGGGGGCGATCGCGCGATCGCCGGATTATATTGCTGCCCACCGCGAGTACCAGAACATCATGCTTGATTTCGGATTTCAGGAGGAACTCGTACGCGATTATGGAGCGCGTATGAGGGAGGAGCCGGCGAGCGCGGCGGCCCACTACCTCTATGGCCGGCTCCTCGATGACCCGGCTCAGCAGGCTGGTGAATTTGAGAAAGCCCTCAGGATTACGCCGGACTTTCTCTGGGGGCATTATGGGAAAGCCATGATCGCCCTGCGCACGGGGAGGAACGACCTTGCGAAAGCTGAGCTCGCGAAAGCGCTCGCGATCGAACCTTCGTTATTATCCGCCCGCTGGGCGATGGGGCTTGTTGAGTCGGCAGTCGGCAGGCATGGCACTGCACTCTGGATTTTCGAGAAACTCCTCCGGGAGGATGAGTATTACCGGGAGGCGTATCAGTCCGCGCTCTCCGAATGTGTGTTCCTTGAACGGTGGGAGAGAGGGGGCATAATCAGC includes these proteins:
- a CDS encoding DUF1573 domain-containing protein → MKRIIVVIQACLAVSLISPGNIIAMGRRPAAPPPQLKKAPLPRVVEPAAPERTAVPAGEQPKIVFEEKEHDFGKLMGADKVEHVFKFRNEGKGDLKIDKVNTSCGCTAALLSANVVPPRGNGEIKTTFTVGDRQGQQTKHIYVLSNDPNEPRATLTLKGLIIPPVGIEPSRVSLQAKDTPSVSTVKISQTTEEELKLGEVTASLNLVNTQIKEEAPENGKKRYSLEISLKPDIEPGQYFENVTIATNCATKPKIEIPVRITVRGDIEAAPSRINLGSLSTGQEISRTITLSNTKGQSFKVERVEVENKDFAIRPEPSSTPSPSHTFTLTGKPSAPSGRMKTTIVFHLDHPKQKKVVVTAYGDIRQEKNPVPAQEGRRKNPSEGALTQPGASKVTPLPSPPPQNP